From Candidatus Eremiobacterota bacterium, the proteins below share one genomic window:
- a CDS encoding GTP-binding protein — translation MKRKTLKIIIIGHVDHGKSTLIGRLLLDTNSLPKETVAELKKISRELGRDTELAYLTDQLKEEREQRITIDTTQIFFKTPKRDYVIIDVPGHVEFLKNMISGATLAEVAVLIVDTNEGIMEQTRRHAYIIKLLGIERVIVLFNKMDLVGYDRARFEAVRRELLQFLENLAIVNPIAIPVSAWKGDNISKPSRAMAWYEGLPFLAALESVESGEKKAGRYFRFPVQDVYERLGERVMVGRIASGTVREGDRVLRLPEGTAAMVKKIAVYPATKPSADEGESVGIIAPEAPGAKRGDVLGDINDPPLVTTSFTGNVFWMSQEPLEADKPVTLLLATQEATCRPISIEKRINSSTLEVIEEHARKLEMNEAAIVKFAAESPLVVELFSHVEELGRFVIEKDYTVMGAGIVTAIDAQGHPRAR, via the coding sequence ATGAAAAGAAAGACGCTCAAGATAATAATTATCGGCCATGTGGATCATGGCAAGTCCACCCTCATAGGCCGCCTGCTCCTGGATACCAACTCGCTCCCGAAAGAGACTGTGGCTGAGCTCAAGAAGATTTCAAGGGAGCTGGGGCGGGACACGGAGCTTGCGTACCTCACTGATCAGCTCAAAGAGGAGCGCGAGCAGAGAATCACCATTGACACGACGCAGATATTTTTCAAGACGCCTAAAAGGGATTATGTAATCATTGACGTGCCGGGCCACGTGGAGTTTCTGAAGAACATGATAAGCGGCGCCACCCTCGCCGAGGTGGCCGTCCTTATCGTGGACACCAACGAGGGCATCATGGAGCAGACAAGGCGCCACGCCTATATCATCAAGCTCCTTGGGATAGAGAGGGTCATCGTCCTTTTCAACAAGATGGACCTTGTAGGATATGACCGTGCAAGATTTGAAGCGGTGCGCAGAGAACTGCTGCAGTTTCTCGAAAACCTCGCCATTGTAAACCCCATTGCCATCCCCGTTTCAGCCTGGAAGGGCGACAACATCTCAAAGCCTTCCCGGGCAATGGCCTGGTATGAAGGCCTCCCCTTCCTGGCTGCCCTGGAATCGGTGGAGAGCGGAGAGAAAAAGGCAGGGAGATACTTCAGGTTCCCCGTCCAGGATGTCTATGAACGACTTGGCGAGAGAGTGATGGTAGGAAGGATTGCCTCGGGCACCGTCAGGGAGGGAGACAGGGTCCTCAGGCTTCCCGAAGGCACCGCGGCAATGGTAAAGAAGATAGCGGTCTACCCCGCCACGAAGCCAAGCGCCGATGAAGGGGAGAGCGTGGGCATCATTGCGCCCGAAGCCCCCGGGGCGAAAAGGGGCGACGTGCTTGGCGATATAAATGATCCCCCCCTTGTGACCACGTCCTTCACGGGTAACGTGTTCTGGATGTCCCAGGAGCCCCTTGAAGCGGATAAGCCCGTGACGCTTCTGCTGGCCACGCAGGAAGCCACGTGCCGGCCCATCTCCATTGAGAAGCGTATCAACTCTTCAACGCTTGAAGTCATCGAGGAGCATGCTCGAAAGCTTGAAATGAATGAAGCAGCCATCGTGAAGTTCGCTGCCGAGTCCCCCCTGGTGGTGGAGCTTTTCTCCCATGTCGAGGAGCTCGGAAGGTTTGTCATCGAGAAGGACTACACCGTAATGGGCGCAGGAATAGTGACTGCAATTGATGCACAGGGGCATCCACGAGCGCGCTAG
- a CDS encoding alkaline phosphatase family protein translates to MDFGYIDPGTGMTLVGTGTGILLFILGLFGAAGLFFKKIFKFFWDHRKLFLIILILILAIAIAAGVYMNQPAANFNKKVIILGFDGLSPDLVEPMMAKGELPNLKKLSETGSYRRLSTTNPSQSPVAWTGFSTGRNPGKNGLFDFIVRDPANYGLSLSLSKMDKGRFIRVVDGKCFWNYTTEKRIPATVLHCPVTFPPDRIMGRMLSGMGVPDILGTEGTLTLYTSEKVEKDEVSVGNFFHVAKAPVMVMNLIGPKVASARGKSDNVKVPIKVTVPPQGDKVTIEYQNNSFDLEKDRWSDFKDVTFKIGTFRKAKGIVKFYLLGANPDFKLYISPINFDPRDPLFDISAPRNYSKEVSSKTGLFYTMGMPMDTWALNQNILPEDPFLAQIDEVQREKMALLSLELKRFTKGILYSYFETADMTSHMFWRYIDSSHPLFERDAPPRYRDAIKDSYKKLDAVLGEVLAQMGGEDILIVLSDHGFNSFRRMVHVNTWLRKNGYLELRDPKAPSGVELLKDIDWSKTRVYAAGFGALYLNLKGRERDGIVTPGEEAESLKKELKEKMKNWRDGQYLQPVIHNVYTREEIFWGNKAEQTPDLFIGFNTGYRASWQTALGGVPPALLEDNLQKWSGDHLFDPALIPGVLFSNRKITREKPSIMDVTPTLLRICGMSDEELKKCDLDGTPLF, encoded by the coding sequence ATGGACTTCGGCTACATTGATCCGGGAACGGGCATGACCCTCGTGGGAACAGGGACGGGGATACTCCTCTTCATCCTGGGCCTCTTCGGCGCGGCAGGCCTCTTTTTCAAGAAGATCTTCAAGTTCTTCTGGGATCACCGCAAGCTTTTCCTGATCATTCTCATTCTTATCCTGGCGATTGCCATAGCGGCAGGAGTGTATATGAACCAACCGGCAGCGAACTTCAATAAAAAGGTGATTATCCTGGGCTTTGACGGCCTCTCCCCCGACCTCGTGGAGCCCATGATGGCAAAGGGGGAGCTCCCCAACCTGAAGAAACTGAGTGAAACCGGCTCCTACCGCCGCCTCTCCACCACCAATCCCTCGCAGTCCCCCGTGGCCTGGACAGGATTTTCCACAGGAAGGAACCCCGGCAAGAACGGCCTCTTTGACTTCATCGTGAGAGACCCCGCCAATTACGGCCTGAGCCTCTCCCTCTCGAAAATGGACAAAGGCCGCTTCATCCGCGTGGTGGACGGCAAATGCTTCTGGAACTACACCACCGAGAAAAGGATTCCCGCCACGGTGCTCCATTGCCCCGTGACCTTCCCCCCCGACAGGATCATGGGCCGCATGCTCTCCGGCATGGGCGTGCCCGACATCCTGGGCACGGAAGGCACTCTTACCCTTTACACCTCGGAGAAGGTGGAGAAAGACGAGGTCTCCGTGGGGAATTTCTTCCATGTGGCCAAGGCGCCCGTAATGGTAATGAACCTCATCGGCCCCAAGGTCGCGAGCGCCAGGGGAAAGTCTGACAACGTGAAAGTGCCGATAAAGGTTACCGTTCCTCCCCAGGGCGACAAGGTGACCATTGAATACCAGAACAACAGCTTCGATCTTGAAAAGGACCGCTGGAGCGACTTCAAGGACGTGACCTTCAAGATCGGCACTTTCAGGAAGGCCAAGGGGATAGTGAAATTCTACCTTCTCGGCGCGAATCCCGATTTCAAGCTTTACATCAGCCCCATCAATTTTGATCCCCGTGATCCCCTCTTTGACATATCAGCCCCCAGGAACTACAGCAAGGAGGTCTCTTCAAAGACAGGGCTCTTTTATACCATGGGCATGCCCATGGACACGTGGGCCCTCAACCAGAACATCCTCCCTGAGGACCCCTTCCTTGCTCAGATTGACGAGGTGCAGAGAGAAAAAATGGCCCTTCTCTCCCTTGAGCTGAAGCGCTTTACCAAGGGCATCCTTTATTCCTATTTTGAAACAGCCGACATGACTTCTCACATGTTCTGGCGTTACATTGACAGCAGCCACCCTCTCTTCGAAAGGGACGCCCCTCCCCGATACCGCGACGCCATCAAGGATTCCTACAAGAAGCTTGATGCCGTGCTGGGCGAAGTCTTGGCTCAGATGGGCGGCGAGGACATCCTGATAGTCCTTTCCGACCATGGCTTCAATTCCTTCAGGAGAATGGTCCATGTCAACACGTGGCTCAGGAAGAACGGCTACCTCGAGCTCCGGGATCCCAAGGCTCCTTCGGGTGTGGAACTTCTCAAGGATATCGACTGGTCAAAGACCAGGGTGTACGCCGCAGGGTTCGGCGCCCTTTACCTCAACCTGAAAGGCCGCGAAAGGGACGGCATCGTGACTCCCGGCGAGGAAGCCGAGAGCCTCAAGAAGGAGCTCAAGGAGAAGATGAAAAACTGGAGAGACGGCCAGTACCTGCAGCCCGTCATTCACAATGTCTACACCAGGGAGGAAATCTTCTGGGGGAATAAGGCCGAGCAGACGCCCGACCTCTTCATCGGCTTCAACACGGGCTACAGGGCTTCGTGGCAGACCGCCCTGGGCGGGGTGCCCCCGGCGCTCCTTGAGGACAACCTCCAGAAATGGTCAGGCGATCACCTCTTTGACCCGGCCCTCATCCCCGGAGTCCTCTTCTCAAACAGGAAAATCACCAGGGAAAAGCCTTCCATCATGGATGTGACCCCTACGCTGCTGAGAATCTGCGGGATGAGCGACGAGGAACTGAAAAAATGCGATCTTGACGGCACACCGCTCTTCTAG
- a CDS encoding peptidylprolyl isomerase, which yields MGSLFGKKKEPAAPAGPVVVLETGQGIIEIAIWPHVAPKACENFTKLVEKGYYNGTTFHRVIKGFMLQGGDPEGTGSGGSSIWGKQFEDETSPRVKFDREGLLAMANRGPNTNGSQFFITTSKPSHLNMKHTIFGEVITGYDVVKKIENTPTEKPQNKPVTPQKILKASLKPKH from the coding sequence ATGGGGAGCCTCTTTGGAAAGAAGAAGGAACCCGCGGCTCCGGCGGGGCCCGTGGTGGTGCTCGAGACAGGCCAGGGTATCATCGAGATAGCCATCTGGCCGCATGTGGCGCCGAAGGCATGCGAGAACTTCACCAAGCTCGTGGAAAAAGGCTATTATAATGGAACAACCTTTCACCGGGTCATCAAAGGCTTTATGCTCCAGGGCGGCGACCCCGAGGGCACGGGATCGGGGGGCTCGTCGATATGGGGGAAGCAGTTCGAGGACGAGACAAGCCCCAGGGTGAAATTTGACAGGGAAGGGCTTCTTGCCATGGCCAACAGGGGCCCGAACACTAACGGAAGCCAGTTTTTCATCACCACTTCAAAACCGTCGCACCTCAACATGAAGCACACCATATTCGGAGAAGTGATAACCGGCTATGACGTCGTGAAGAAGATAGAGAACACGCCGACAGAAAAGCCCCAGAACAAGCCTGTGACACCGCAGAAGATCCTGAAGGCCTCACTGAAGCCGAAGCATTAG